From Halobacteriovorax sp. GB3, a single genomic window includes:
- the pstA gene encoding phosphate ABC transporter permease PstA has translation MKEPMKDSMRDLKLRKLKNKLFHMALVLSALIVIAPLFLVVLYLLGKGASGVNLDFFTEIPKPVGEPGGGMLHAIVGTFIMVTLGSLISIPVGILAGVLLSEFEKGPIQTALRFATDLLAGVPSIVIGIFGYLLVVVPFKSFSALAGALSLSLIILPIVTRSTEEILKLVPNHVREAGLALGIPRWKVIFFIIVRGSLSKLFTGIILAISRAAGETAPLLFTAFGSLYLSYNVKEPMASLPVQIYNYAISPFDDWQAQAWTAAFVLILIVLGLNLTARLVFEIKDYKRK, from the coding sequence ATGAAAGAACCAATGAAAGACTCAATGAGAGACTTAAAGCTAAGGAAACTTAAAAACAAGCTCTTCCACATGGCCCTCGTCCTAAGTGCATTGATTGTCATTGCTCCCCTCTTTCTCGTTGTCCTCTATCTTCTTGGAAAAGGGGCAAGTGGAGTAAACCTCGACTTTTTTACAGAAATACCAAAACCAGTTGGAGAACCTGGTGGTGGGATGCTTCATGCCATTGTTGGAACATTTATTATGGTCACTCTTGGCTCACTCATCTCAATACCTGTTGGAATCCTTGCAGGTGTTCTTTTATCAGAGTTTGAAAAAGGACCAATTCAAACGGCTCTTCGCTTTGCGACAGATCTTTTAGCTGGAGTGCCTTCAATTGTTATTGGAATTTTTGGATATCTTTTAGTTGTCGTTCCCTTTAAAAGCTTTTCAGCTCTAGCTGGTGCTTTAAGTCTTTCACTTATTATTTTACCAATCGTAACGAGATCTACGGAAGAAATCTTAAAACTCGTTCCAAATCATGTTCGCGAAGCCGGACTTGCTCTTGGAATCCCACGCTGGAAAGTTATCTTCTTTATCATTGTAAGAGGATCACTATCAAAGCTCTTTACAGGAATTATTCTCGCTATCTCTAGGGCCGCAGGAGAAACAGCTCCACTGCTCTTTACAGCATTTGGAAGTCTCTATCTCTCCTACAACGTCAAAGAACCAATGGCATCACTGCCAGTACAAATTTATAACTATGCCATTTCTCCCTTTGATGACTGGCAAGCACAGGCCTGGACAGCGGCCTTTGTTTTAATACTTATTGTTCTTGGCCTCAATCTCACGGCGCGACTTGTCTTTGAGATTAAAGATTACAAGAGGAAATAA